From Camelus ferus isolate YT-003-E chromosome 18, BCGSAC_Cfer_1.0, whole genome shotgun sequence, one genomic window encodes:
- the LOC102512548 gene encoding transmembrane protein 248 isoform X6: MFSINPLENLKLYISSRPPLVVFMISVSAMAIAFLTLGYFFKIKEIKSPEMAEDWNTFLLRFNDLDLCVSENETLKHLTNDTTTPESTMTSGQARTSTQSPQSLDDSGPVNISVAITLTLDPLKPFGGYSRNVTHLYSTILGHQIGLSGREAHEEMNVTFTLPSAWSSDDCALHGHCEQVVFSACMTLTANPGVFPVTVQPPHCVPDTYSNATLWYKIFTTARDANTKYAQDYNPFWCYKGAIGKVYHALNPKLTVIVPDDDRSLINLHLMHTSYFLFVMVITMFCYAVIKGRPSKLRQSNPEFCPEKVALADA, encoded by the exons ATGTTCAGCATCAACCCCCTGGAGAACCTGAAGCTGTACATCAGCAGCCGGCCTCCCCTGGTGGTCTTCATGATCAGTGTGAGCGCCATGGCAATAGCTTTCCTGACCTTGGGCTATTTCTTCAAAATCAAGGAGATCAAGTCACCAGAAATGGCAGAG GATTGGAATACTTTTCTGCTGCGGTTTAATGATTTGGACTTGTGTGTATCAGAGAATGAAACATTAAAGCATCTCACCAATGACACCACAACTCCGGAGAGCACAATGACCAGCGGCCAGGCCAGAACATCCACCCAGTCCCCTCAGTCCCTGGACGACTCAGGCCCGGTTAACATCTCAGTTGCAATCACCCTGACCCTGGACCCACTCAAACCCTTCGGAGGGTACTCTCGAAATGTCACCCATCTGTACTCGACTATCTTAGGACATCAGATTGGACTCTCAG GCAGGGAAGCCCACGAGGAGATGAACGTTACTTTTACCCTGCCTTCAGCTTGGAGCTCGGACGACTGTGCCCTTCACGGGCACTGTGAGCAGGTGGTGTTCTCAGCCTGCATGACCCTCACAGCCAACCCAGGGGTCTTCCCCGTCACCGT ACAGCCACCACACTGTGTTCCCGACACCTACAGCAACGCCACGCTCTGGTACAAGATCTTCACAACTGCCAGAGATGCCAACACAAAATATGCGCAAGACTACAATCCTTTCTGGTGTTACAAGGGGGCCATTGGAAAAGTCTATCATGCTCTAAACCCGAAGCTTACAGTTATCGTTCCAGAC GATGACCGTTCATTAATAAACTTGCACCTCATGCACACCAGTTACTTCCTCTTCGTGATGGTGATAACAATGTTTTGCTATGCGGTTATCAAAGGCAGACCCAGCAAACTGCGTCAGAGCAATCCGGAATTTTGTCCTGAGAAG GTGGCTTTGGCTGATGCCTAA